In the genome of Coturnix japonica isolate 7356 chromosome Z, Coturnix japonica 2.1, whole genome shotgun sequence, one region contains:
- the LOC107306002 gene encoding granzyme A-like has product MGVFFTLSTSAAIILLILPGELCVDIIGGHEVAPHSRPFMAILDGKDFCGGALIKPDWVLTAAHCCLRGGSVTLGAHSRTKREKEKQVIKIAKEIPYPAYSFQTKEHDIMLLKLEKRAKINRAVKVIPLPTSGNDVKPGTTCSVAGWGLTVNNRKELSDTLREVNITVINRKTCNDKKHYNNQITNNMVCAGSKQGGKDSCQGDSGGPLICNNVLKGITAFGKDKCGTLNGPGIYTLITKQHLQWIWKTIGGDLQTGI; this is encoded by the exons ATGGGTGTTTTTTTCACTCTGtccacctctgctgccatcattCTCCTGATACTTCCTGGAG agttgTGCGTGGATATCATCGGAGGACATGAAGTAGCACCACACTCAAGGCCATTTATGGCCATACTCGACGGAAAAGATTTTTGTGGAGGAGCTTTGATCAAGCCAGACTGGGTGTTAACAGCTGCTCATTGCTGTCT GAGAGGAGGCAGCGTTACCCTTGGAGCCCATTCAcggacaaaaagagaaaaagaaaaacaggttaTTAAGATTGCAAAAGAAATTCCCTACCCAGCCTACTCTTTCCAAACAAAGGAACACGACATTATGCTGCTGAAG CttgagaaaagagcaaaaattaaTCGCGCTGTGAAAGTCATTCCCCTGCCTACCTCTGGTAATGATGTCAAACCAGGAACAACTTGCAGTGTAGCAGGATGGGGACTAACTGTGAATAATAGGAAAGAATTGTCTGATACCCTGAGAGAAGTTAACATCACTGTCATCAATAGAAAAACCTGCAATGACAAGAAACATTACAATAATCAAATAACAAATAACATGGTATGTGCAGGATCTAAGCAAGGAGGAAAGGACTCATGTCAA ggggATTCAGGTGGACCTTTAATATGCAATAATGTGCTGAAAGGCATCACTGCTTTTGGGAAGGATAAGTGTGGTACTCTCAATGGTCCTGGTATCTACACTCTAATCACAAAACAACACCTTCAGTGGATATGGAAAACCATAGGTGGAGACTTACAGACTGGGATTTGA
- the CDC20B gene encoding cell division cycle protein 20 homolog B, which yields MSVLGKDLVWTRERNLQEVAEEGYWITHSLGNPQFYVGLWKVKWEQEAIMLMALRSESTTYSGFKSSIRRKLTARAPVASSPVVTRWQQRHAGGLAAEPRRARSADLRALRGARIVSTRRRTAATSQMLKKASIMRSAVTLSNRHTAAGLEGRNDRRTEIQKKQKCTTQLLMVQETGCSMAGSDMKVCENTSCIWKGCREGMQNEFRTVTIMEPSVTWEPELRLHITGLRNDYYLNILDWNLENLIAVALGSTAYIWNGRTLQGIESIDLNSGSKYISSLAWIKEGTCLAIGTSDGEVQLWDIEKKRRLRNMFGHLSVVGALSWNHYILSSGSRLGSIHHHDVRVAQHHVGSLCQKTQSICSLKWSLTSQLLASGSSDGTLNIWHGDPGVNVQSQPLKTIPHSSAVKAMNWCPWQSNVLATGGGMKDGILRVWDINHEKLLQSAATDSQICSLLWLPKTSELMTGQGLPGNQMKIWQHPALINSSELYGHEGRVLNVALSPDQRRLFSVAADGIACVWKCHESKESKKKKMFFS from the exons GCCCTGCGTTCAGAAAGCACCACCTACTCCGGGTTTAAGAGCTCCATCAGGAGGAAACTGACGGCCAGAGCTCCGGTGGCGAGCAGCCCTGTTGTCACAAGGTGGCAGCAGCGACATGCGGGAGGTCTCGCAGCAGAGCCGCGCCGTGCCCGCAGCGCAGACCTTCGTGCCCTCCGGGGTGCCCGGATCGTCAGCACGCGCAGGAGGACTGCAG caacAAGTCAGATGCTTAAAAAAGCCAGCATCATGAGAAGTGCTGTGACTCTATCTAACAGGCACACTGCAGCAGGCTTGGAAGGGAGAAATGACAGgagaactgaaatacaaaaaaagcag AAATGTACTACTCAACTTCTGATGGTTCAAGAAACTGGATGTAGCATGGCAGGAAGTGACATGAAGGTCTGTGAAAATACCAGTTGCATCTGGAAAG GATGCCGAGAAGGGATGCAGAATGAGTTCAGAACTGTTACCATCATGGAGCCATCAGTGACATGGGAGCCAGAACTGAGGCTTCATATTACTGGTTTGCGCAATGATTACT ATCTAAACATACTGGACTGGAACCTTGAAAATCTCATTGCTGTTGCTCTAGGATCTACTGCATACATTTGGAATGGAAGAACTCTTCAAGGCATTGAAAGCATTGATTTAAATTCCGGTTCCAAATACATTTCATCTCTAGCTTGGATAAAAGAAGGAACCTGCCTTGCTATTGGCACTAGTGATGGAGAAGTGCAA CTGTGGGacattgaaaagaaaaggaggttgAGAAATATGTTTGGTCACCTGTCTGTAGTTGGAGCTCTGAGCTGGAATCATTATATTCTGAGCAG TGGTTCAAGACTGGGATCTATTCATCACCATGATGTTCGAGTGGCTCAGCACCACGTTGGTAGTCTTTGCCAAAAGACACAAAGCATTTGCAGCCTCAAATGGTCATTAACCAGTCAGTTGCTCGCAAGCGGGTCTAGTGATGGTACACTGAATATCTGGCACGGTGATCCTGGTGTGAATGTGCAGTCACAGCCACTGAAAACCATACCTCATTCTTCAGCAGTTAAG gctatGAACTGGTGTCCTTGGCAATCCAATGTCCTTGCTACAGGGGGTGGAATGAAAGATGGGATTTTGCGTGTCTGGGACATAAACCATGAGAAACTCCTACAAAGTGCAGCTACAGATTCTCAG ATTTGTTCATTGCTCTGGTTACCCAAAACCAGTGAACTGATGACTGGACAAGGCCTTCCTGgaaatcagatgaaaatatGGCAGCATCCAGCACTTATCAATTCATCAGAACTCTATG gtcaTGAAGGGAGAGTCCTGAACGTAGCCTTGAGCCCAGATCAGAGGAGGCTCTTTTCGGTTGCTGCTGATGGGATAGCTTGTGTGTGGAAATGCCATGAGTCtaaagagagcaaaaaaaaaaagatgtttttttcctaa